Proteins from a single region of Macrotis lagotis isolate mMagLag1 chromosome 2, bilby.v1.9.chrom.fasta, whole genome shotgun sequence:
- the IER5 gene encoding immediate early response gene 5 protein yields MEFKLEAHRIVSISLGKIYNSRVQRGGIKLHKNLLVSLVLRSARQVYLSDPGPGGPGPAGPPLPPPPAPPGWGEPPPRDSGMEPEPEPAAAAAAAEPPAAQAPPGAPAEREAGPGGPARARPCRCRRLCCAPRPDCGCRPRPDQGCPRKRSASGPGGGAAGAAPGGSPVKKPRRDPEEPPAEEEEMETGNVASLISIFGSSFSGLLRKAPGAGREDADGPGEAAEAAAPRAQEAAEPGPMYCDKPVLRNLNPWSTAIVAF; encoded by the coding sequence ATGGAGTTCAAGCTGGAGGCGCACCGCATCGTCAGCATCTCGCTGGGCAAGATCTACAACTCGAGGGTCCAGCGCGGCGGCATCAAGCTGCACAAGAACCTGCTGGTGTCGTTGGTGCTGCGCAGCGCGCGCCAGGTGTACCTGAGCGACCCCGGGCCGGGCGGCCCCGGGCCGGCGGGACccccgctgccgccgccgccggcgCCGCCGGGCTGGGGGGAGCCGCCCCCGAGGGACAGCGGCATGGAGCCGGAGCCCgagcccgccgccgccgccgccgccgccgagccGCCCGCAGCCCAGGCGCCGCCCGGAGCCCCGGCGGAGCGGGAGGCCGGCCCCGGGGGCCCGGCCCGGGCGCGGCCCTGCCGCTGCCGCCGCCTCTGCTGCGCGCCCCGGCCCGACTGCGGCTGCCGCCCGCGCCCGGACCAGGGCTGCCCCCGCAAGAGGAGCGCCtcggggccggggggcggcgcGGCCGGCGCGGCCCCGGGCGGCTCCCCGGTGAAGAAGCCCCGGCGGGACCCGGAGGAGCCGCCGGCcgaggaggaggagatggagacGGGCAACGTGGCCAGCCTCATCAGCATCTTCGGCTCCAGCTTCTCGGGACTCTTGCGTAAAGCGCCCGGGGCCGGCCGGGAGGACGCGGACGGCCCGGGGGaggcggcggaggcggcggcgcCGCGCGCGCAGGAGGCGGCGGAGCCCGGGCCCATGTACTGCGATAAGCCGGTGCTGAGGAACCTCAACCCCTGGAGCACCGCCATCGTGGCCTTCTGA